A section of the Jannaschia sp. S6380 genome encodes:
- the hisD gene encoding histidinol dehydrogenase, with protein MPQFLDTSDAGFDAAFARLLTMKREDAPDVDDAVAAIIADVRARGDVAVCELTERFDRMPLTPDRMRIAFAEVDAAVAQVSADDRAALELAADRIRTYHERQMPEDASWTDDTGATLGWRWGPVDAAGLYVPGGLASYPSSVLMNAIPARVAGVGRLVMCVPTPDGVLNPLVLLAARIAGVSEIYRIGGAQAVAAMAYGTGTIAPVDKITGPGNAYVAAAKRRVFGRVGIDMIAGPSEILIVADGDNDPDWIAVDLLSQAEHDESAQSILLTDDAAFGRAVADAVERRLETLERRAIAGVSWRDFGAVVTVRDLDEAAALSNRIAPEHLELAVADPDALAASITHAGAIFLGQWTPEAIGDYVGGPNHVLPTARSARFSSGLSVLDFLKRTTMARMTPESLAAIGPAAVRLAGSESLQAHGVSVQARLDRLNS; from the coding sequence ATGCCCCAATTCCTCGACACCTCCGATGCCGGGTTCGACGCGGCCTTCGCCCGGCTTCTGACCATGAAGCGCGAGGATGCGCCCGACGTGGATGACGCGGTCGCCGCGATCATAGCCGACGTCCGCGCGCGCGGCGATGTGGCGGTCTGCGAATTGACGGAGCGGTTCGACCGGATGCCGCTGACGCCCGATCGCATGCGCATCGCTTTCGCCGAGGTCGACGCGGCCGTGGCGCAGGTGTCGGCCGACGACCGTGCGGCGCTCGAACTCGCGGCCGACCGCATCCGTACCTATCACGAACGCCAGATGCCCGAGGATGCGTCCTGGACCGATGACACCGGGGCCACGCTGGGCTGGCGCTGGGGGCCGGTCGACGCGGCGGGGCTTTATGTGCCCGGCGGGCTTGCCTCCTACCCGTCATCGGTGCTGATGAACGCGATCCCGGCCCGCGTGGCCGGAGTTGGGCGGCTGGTGATGTGCGTGCCGACGCCGGATGGCGTGCTGAACCCGCTCGTCCTGCTGGCCGCGCGGATCGCGGGCGTCTCGGAGATCTATCGCATCGGCGGCGCGCAGGCCGTGGCCGCAATGGCCTACGGAACCGGTACCATCGCCCCCGTCGACAAGATCACCGGTCCAGGAAACGCCTATGTTGCCGCCGCCAAGCGCCGGGTCTTCGGTCGGGTGGGCATCGACATGATCGCGGGCCCGTCCGAGATCCTGATAGTCGCGGATGGCGACAACGACCCGGATTGGATCGCCGTGGACCTGCTGAGCCAGGCGGAACACGACGAGAGCGCGCAGTCGATCCTGCTGACCGACGACGCGGCATTCGGGCGGGCCGTGGCCGATGCGGTGGAGCGACGGCTGGAGACGTTAGAGCGTCGGGCCATCGCGGGGGTCAGTTGGCGCGATTTCGGCGCCGTCGTCACGGTCCGCGACCTTGACGAGGCAGCGGCGCTGTCGAACCGGATCGCGCCCGAACACCTGGAGCTGGCCGTGGCTGACCCGGACGCGCTGGCCGCCAGTATCACCCATGCCGGCGCGATCTTCCTGGGCCAGTGGACGCCCGAGGCGATCGGCGACTATGTCGGCGGTCCGAACCATGTCCTGCCCACGGCGCGGTCGGCGCGTTTCTCGTCGGGGCTGTCGGTTCTGGATTTCCTGAAGCGCACGACGATGGCGCGGATGACGCCCGAGAGCCTCGCCGCCATCGGGCCGGCCGCCGTGCGCCTCGCCGGATCGGAATCGCTTCAGGCGCATGGCGTT
- a CDS encoding GNAT family N-acetyltransferase: MKVRVLSRADGATWHALLTEGTARYPWAFLMSSAEVAAMSAGRIDAAMDSGSVFGLFDGARMIGIAGLRISDLCRMRHRASLGPFYVIPEAQGTGAADRFLSGLVGVARGQGADWIDLWVAASNGRARAFYARHGFVECGVRVDAVRIDGRSEDDIAMALRLEAATPPV, translated from the coding sequence ATGAAGGTCCGTGTGCTGTCGCGGGCGGATGGCGCCACATGGCATGCATTGCTGACCGAAGGCACGGCGCGCTATCCGTGGGCCTTTCTGATGTCGTCTGCCGAAGTGGCGGCGATGTCGGCGGGCAGGATCGACGCGGCGATGGACAGCGGGTCGGTTTTCGGCCTGTTCGACGGCGCGCGGATGATCGGCATCGCGGGTCTACGCATCTCGGATCTGTGCCGCATGCGCCATCGCGCGTCGCTCGGCCCGTTTTACGTGATCCCGGAGGCGCAGGGCACGGGGGCGGCGGATCGGTTTCTGTCAGGTCTTGTTGGCGTGGCACGAGGGCAGGGCGCGGACTGGATCGACCTCTGGGTCGCGGCGTCGAACGGTCGGGCGCGCGCCTTCTACGCGCGCCATGGTTTCGTCGAATGCGGCGTGCGGGTCGATGCCGTGCGCATCGACGGGCGATCCGAGGACGACATTGCCATGGCCCTGCGCCTTGAGGCCGCGACCCCGCCCGTCTAG
- a CDS encoding DUF2948 family protein, which translates to MAEPKDARFHDADAGPLRLWATDADDLQVVAALVQDAVLPASEMTWQKGARRFAMLVNRFRWEHGTRTPERVQTVLTASDVTHVRGQGVVPGDADTVLSLLTLEWEAGADADGCLRLTFAGDGVVEVACDCLDLRLRDVTAPYAPPSGKAPSHPE; encoded by the coding sequence ATGGCTGAACCGAAGGACGCGCGCTTTCACGATGCCGACGCGGGGCCCCTGCGCCTTTGGGCGACGGATGCCGACGATCTGCAGGTGGTCGCAGCCCTGGTGCAGGACGCCGTGCTGCCCGCCTCGGAGATGACGTGGCAGAAGGGCGCGCGCCGTTTTGCGATGTTGGTCAACCGCTTTCGGTGGGAGCATGGCACGCGCACGCCCGAACGCGTGCAGACGGTGCTGACGGCCAGTGACGTGACGCACGTGCGCGGACAGGGCGTGGTGCCGGGCGATGCCGACACGGTGCTGTCGCTGCTGACGTTGGAGTGGGAGGCGGGAGCGGATGCCGACGGGTGCCTGCGTCTGACCTTCGCCGGGGACGGCGTGGTGGAGGTGGCCTGCGACTGCCTCGACCTGAGGTTGCGCGATGTGACCGCGCCCTATGCGCCCCCGTCGGGCAAGGCGCCCTCGCACCCCGAATGA
- the murA gene encoding UDP-N-acetylglucosamine 1-carboxyvinyltransferase encodes MDSIIVTGGGALHGTIPIAGAKNACLTLMPATLLSEEPLTLTNAPRLSDIRTMTTLLQSLGAEVSALSDGLVLAMSSHDLNGDRADYDIVRKMRASILVLGPLLARLGHAVVSLPGGCAIGARPVDLHLRALEAMGAELELRDGYVHASTPSGGLRGGDVEFPFVSVGATENALMAATLAKGTTRLKNAAQEPEIVDLAKCLGAMGAQISGEGTDTIEIQGVDRLHGATHRVVTDRIELGTYMLAPLIAGGEVTLAGGRRDLLAAFCDKIERAGAEVTDSADGLTVKRANGPMKAVDVETEPFPGFPTDLQAQMMALLCTAQGTSVLEEKIFENRFMHAPELIRMGAKIDVHGGHATVEGVERLKGAPVMATDLRASVSLILAGLAAEGETRVSRVYHLDRGYEHVVAKLRGVGANIERVKDDG; translated from the coding sequence ATGGATAGCATCATCGTCACCGGCGGCGGCGCGTTGCACGGCACGATTCCGATCGCGGGCGCCAAGAATGCCTGTCTCACGCTGATGCCCGCGACACTGTTGTCCGAGGAGCCGCTGACGCTGACCAACGCCCCCCGCCTGTCGGACATCCGGACCATGACGACGCTGTTGCAGTCGCTGGGCGCAGAGGTCAGCGCGCTGTCGGACGGGCTGGTCCTGGCGATGTCGAGCCACGACCTGAACGGCGACCGGGCAGATTACGACATCGTCCGCAAGATGCGCGCCTCGATCCTTGTGCTGGGGCCGTTGCTGGCGCGGCTGGGCCACGCGGTCGTGTCGCTGCCCGGGGGCTGCGCCATCGGCGCGCGGCCGGTCGACCTGCATCTTCGCGCGCTGGAAGCCATGGGCGCGGAGCTGGAACTGCGCGACGGCTATGTCCACGCGTCGACGCCGTCCGGCGGCCTGCGCGGGGGCGATGTCGAGTTTCCGTTCGTCTCCGTCGGCGCGACCGAGAACGCGCTGATGGCGGCGACCCTGGCCAAGGGCACGACGCGCTTGAAGAACGCCGCGCAAGAACCCGAAATCGTTGATCTTGCCAAGTGCCTCGGGGCCATGGGCGCGCAGATTTCCGGCGAAGGGACGGACACGATCGAGATCCAGGGCGTCGACCGCCTGCACGGGGCGACGCATCGGGTCGTGACCGACCGGATCGAGCTTGGCACGTACATGCTGGCGCCCCTGATCGCGGGCGGCGAAGTCACGCTGGCCGGCGGGCGGCGCGACCTGCTGGCCGCGTTCTGCGACAAGATCGAACGCGCGGGCGCCGAAGTGACGGATTCGGCGGATGGCCTGACCGTCAAGCGCGCGAACGGACCGATGAAGGCCGTGGACGTCGAGACCGAACCGTTTCCCGGCTTTCCCACCGACCTGCAGGCGCAGATGATGGCGCTGCTCTGCACGGCGCAGGGGACCAGCGTGCTGGAGGAAAAGATCTTCGAGAACCGGTTCATGCACGCCCCCGAACTGATCCGCATGGGGGCGAAGATCGACGTTCATGGCGGGCATGCAACCGTCGAGGGGGTCGAGCGGTTGAAGGGCGCGCCGGTCATGGCGACGGACCTGCGTGCGAGCGTCAGCCTGATCCTGGCCGGCCTGGCCGCCGAGGGGGAGACGCGCGTCAGCCGGGTCTATCATCTGGACCGCGGCTACGAACACGTGGTTGCCAAGCTGCGCGGCGTGGGCGCGAATATCGAACGGGTGAAGGACGATGGCTGA
- a CDS encoding FAD-dependent monooxygenase produces MATTDAADVTVLGGGVAGLACAIACVRSGLAVTLLEQAPALTEVGAGLQIAPNGGRVLDALGVDPPAIDNRAVHLIDGPTGRTLIRMPLGDEFRLIHRADLIDALANRARAAGVDIHLNTQVVALRDDGRALMLADGTSIAARRVVGADGVRGAARRFVAPGHQPRYTGQVAWRAIVPVDAWPGEAQVHVGPGRHLVCYPLRDGRSLNIVAVEERAAWAAEGWSHRDDPAALRRAFAGFARPVRGILDRVEDVHLWGLMDHGATPAWSRGVCTLIGDAAHPTLPFLAQGANLALEDGWTLAAMLDRPAAWEARRRPRVARALRAAQRNAANYHLTGPRRRIAHAALRIAHRIAPAAPLRGYAWLYDHDVTHGDARRGDRAGESGAAGEN; encoded by the coding sequence ATCGCGACGACTGACGCGGCCGACGTCACGGTCCTTGGTGGCGGTGTCGCGGGCCTCGCCTGCGCCATTGCCTGCGTCCGGTCCGGCCTTGCCGTCACGTTGCTCGAACAGGCCCCCGCGTTGACCGAGGTCGGCGCCGGCCTGCAGATCGCGCCGAATGGCGGGCGGGTTCTCGACGCCCTGGGGGTCGATCCTCCGGCCATCGATAATCGCGCGGTCCACCTGATCGACGGTCCGACGGGCCGCACGTTAATCCGGATGCCGCTGGGCGACGAATTTCGCCTGATCCATCGCGCCGACCTGATCGATGCCCTCGCCAATAGGGCACGCGCGGCGGGGGTCGACATTCACCTGAACACGCAGGTTGTCGCATTGCGGGACGACGGGCGCGCCCTGATGCTGGCGGACGGCACATCGATTGCCGCCCGCCGTGTCGTCGGCGCCGACGGGGTGCGCGGGGCGGCGCGTCGGTTCGTCGCGCCGGGCCATCAGCCGCGATACACCGGACAGGTCGCTTGGCGCGCCATTGTCCCCGTCGACGCCTGGCCTGGCGAGGCGCAGGTGCATGTCGGCCCTGGACGCCACCTGGTCTGCTATCCGCTGCGCGACGGGCGGAGCCTAAACATCGTCGCGGTCGAGGAGCGGGCGGCCTGGGCCGCGGAAGGATGGTCGCATCGTGACGACCCCGCGGCGCTGCGCCGGGCGTTCGCGGGGTTCGCCCGTCCGGTGCGGGGGATCCTGGACCGGGTGGAAGACGTGCACCTCTGGGGGCTGATGGATCACGGCGCCACACCGGCCTGGTCGCGCGGCGTCTGTACGTTGATCGGCGATGCCGCGCATCCGACGCTGCCGTTCCTGGCCCAGGGCGCCAATCTCGCGCTGGAGGACGGCTGGACCCTCGCGGCGATGCTGGACCGACCGGCGGCGTGGGAAGCCCGGCGCCGCCCCCGTGTCGCGCGGGCCCTGCGCGCGGCGCAGCGGAATGCGGCGAACTATCACCTGACGGGTCCCCGGCGTCGGATCGCGCATGCGGCGTTGCGCATCGCCCACCGCATCGCCCCGGCCGCGCCCCTGAGGGGCTATGCCTGGCTCTACGATCATGACGTCACCCATGGCGATGCGCGGCGGGGGGATCGGGCTGGGGAAAGTGGTGCTGCTGGAGAGAATTGA
- the dksA gene encoding RNA polymerase-binding protein DksA, which yields MKAETFLPNDYTPAEDEPFMNERQVEYFRRKLLTWKNDLMDETERTIEGLQDAARSIPDIADRASEETDRALELRTRDRQRKLISKIDSALRRIDDGEYGYCEKTGEPISLKRLDARPIATMTVEAQERHERREKVHRDD from the coding sequence ATGAAAGCCGAGACCTTTCTTCCGAACGACTATACCCCCGCCGAAGACGAGCCGTTCATGAACGAACGCCAGGTGGAGTACTTCCGGCGCAAACTCTTGACCTGGAAGAACGACCTGATGGACGAGACCGAGCGGACGATCGAGGGGCTGCAGGATGCGGCCCGCAGCATTCCCGACATCGCCGATCGCGCCTCCGAGGAGACGGATCGCGCGCTGGAGCTGCGGACCCGCGATCGCCAGCGCAAGCTGATCTCCAAGATCGACTCCGCGTTGCGCCGGATCGACGACGGCGAATACGGCTATTGCGAGAAAACCGGCGAGCCGATCTCTCTCAAGCGGCTGGATGCGCGTCCGATCGCCACGATGACCGTCGAGGCGCAGGAGCGGCACGAGCGGCGCGAGAAGGTTCATCGCGACGACTGA
- a CDS encoding MoxR family ATPase, protein MRFEGTKDYVATADLTVAVNAAITLERPLLVKGEPGTGKTELARQVAAALDVTILEWSVKSTTRAQQGLYEYDAVSRLRDSQLGDARVHDIGNYIRRGKLWQAFDADERVVLLIDEIDKADIEFPNDLLQELDRMEFHVYETGETIRARHRPIVIITSNNEKELPDAFLRRCFFHYISFPDEATLRRIVEVHHPGIKPALLTTALSQFFAIRDQRGLKKKPSTSEMLDWLKLLLAEDLSPDDLNSDATTALPRLHGALLKNEADVHLFERLAFMARGGR, encoded by the coding sequence ATGCGGTTCGAAGGCACGAAGGACTATGTGGCGACAGCCGACCTGACGGTCGCGGTCAACGCGGCGATCACCCTGGAACGCCCCCTGCTGGTCAAGGGCGAACCGGGAACGGGCAAGACCGAACTGGCCCGGCAGGTCGCGGCCGCGCTGGACGTGACGATCCTGGAATGGTCGGTCAAGTCCACGACGCGCGCGCAGCAGGGGCTGTACGAATACGATGCCGTATCACGTCTGCGTGACAGCCAGTTGGGCGACGCGCGGGTGCACGACATCGGCAATTACATCCGGCGCGGCAAGCTCTGGCAGGCATTCGATGCCGACGAACGCGTGGTCCTGCTTATCGATGAGATCGACAAGGCCGATATCGAATTCCCCAACGACCTGCTGCAGGAACTCGACCGGATGGAGTTCCATGTCTACGAGACCGGCGAGACGATCCGCGCCCGGCACCGTCCGATCGTCATCATCACCTCGAACAACGAAAAGGAGCTGCCCGACGCGTTCCTGCGCCGCTGCTTCTTCCACTACATCAGCTTTCCCGACGAGGCGACGCTGCGCCGGATCGTGGAGGTCCACCATCCCGGCATCAAGCCTGCCCTCTTGACGACCGCGTTGTCGCAGTTCTTTGCGATCCGCGATCAGCGGGGCCTCAAGAAGAAGCCGTCGACCTCCGAGATGCTGGACTGGCTCAAATTGCTGCTGGCCGAGGATCTGTCGCCCGACGACCTGAATTCCGACGCGACGACGGCCCTGCCCCGCCTGCACGGCGCGCTGCTGAAGAACGAGGCCGACGTGCATCTGTTCGAGCGGCTGGCCTTCATGGCCCGCGGCGGACGCTGA
- a CDS encoding GNAT family N-acetyltransferase — protein MNTDTIELRPIAAGDRDAWGTLWSAYLDFYRISLPPAVHDTAFASLLSRDPASFDGRLAWRGDEALGLVHWVFHPNLWRPEGVCYLQDLFTVPAARGRGIARRLIEAVYAAADRRGAPRVYWLTQEFNYAGRMLYDRIGRKTAFIRYDRPV, from the coding sequence ATGAACACGGACACAATCGAACTTCGGCCGATCGCGGCCGGCGATCGCGACGCATGGGGTACGCTCTGGTCGGCCTATCTCGATTTTTATCGGATCTCCCTGCCACCCGCCGTGCATGACACCGCCTTCGCGTCCCTTCTGTCGCGGGATCCGGCCAGTTTCGACGGCCGCCTGGCCTGGCGGGGGGACGAGGCGCTGGGCCTCGTGCATTGGGTCTTCCATCCGAATCTGTGGCGGCCCGAGGGCGTGTGCTACCTGCAAGATCTGTTCACCGTGCCCGCCGCCCGCGGTCGAGGCATTGCGCGCCGGCTGATCGAGGCCGTCTATGCCGCCGCCGACCGCCGCGGTGCCCCGCGCGTCTATTGGCTCACGCAGGAGTTCAACTACGCCGGCCGGATGCTCTATGACCGGATTGGACGGAAGACCGCGTTCATCCGCTACGACCGGCCCGTCTGA
- a CDS encoding DUF2927 domain-containing protein, with the protein MRRTLAALTLMALASCTPSHTAPQAARASTAASAQTLPDMRRFTGRPDVPVPLQPNGQLARDFMALTFQLETGRQLDTFTRFEGPITVAVEIVGGGPVPPTLEPDLDDLLARLRAEAGIDITRAAEGELGSITVSALPRAMLQRHVPGAACFVVPRVAGWKEYLRRRFGPEIDWTTLTTRTRASVFLPTDVSPQEIRDCLHEEVAQALGPLNDLYRLPHSVFNDDNLHVVLTSYDMTILRATYDDALSSGMTQQQVADRLPAILARVNPRGRRADRVTIPESTANWNAALQGALNPGGSDTARLAHAKNAVTLAQAAGWRDERLAFSHLALGRAALPLDGDVAIAAFLEAGALYEGSLGNGLQTAQASLQMAAFALSSGQADAALAFLDRAIPAADGAQNAALLATLLLLRAEATALQGAAAEADRIRRVGLAWGRYAWGDGALALRSAEVAGLRPGA; encoded by the coding sequence ATGCGCCGGACCCTCGCCGCCCTCACCCTCATGGCACTCGCGTCCTGCACGCCGTCGCACACCGCACCGCAGGCCGCACGCGCCAGCACCGCGGCTTCGGCCCAGACGCTTCCCGACATGCGGCGCTTCACGGGCCGCCCTGACGTTCCCGTTCCGCTCCAGCCGAACGGACAACTCGCCCGCGATTTCATGGCCCTGACGTTCCAGCTGGAGACGGGGCGCCAACTCGACACCTTCACCCGGTTCGAGGGGCCGATCACCGTCGCCGTCGAGATCGTCGGCGGCGGCCCCGTGCCGCCCACGCTGGAGCCGGATCTCGACGACCTTCTCGCCCGTCTGCGGGCGGAGGCGGGCATCGACATCACCCGCGCCGCCGAGGGCGAGCTCGGCTCGATCACCGTCAGCGCCCTGCCCCGCGCCATGTTGCAGCGGCACGTTCCGGGCGCAGCCTGTTTCGTCGTGCCCCGCGTCGCCGGGTGGAAGGAGTACCTGCGCCGCCGCTTCGGCCCCGAGATCGACTGGACCACCCTGACCACGCGCACCCGCGCCAGCGTGTTCCTTCCCACCGATGTCAGCCCGCAGGAGATCCGCGACTGCCTGCATGAGGAGGTGGCCCAGGCGCTGGGTCCGCTGAACGACCTGTATCGCCTGCCCCATTCCGTCTTCAACGACGACAACCTGCATGTCGTCCTGACCTCCTACGATATGACGATCCTGCGCGCGACGTATGACGATGCGCTGTCCTCCGGCATGACGCAGCAGCAGGTGGCAGACCGCCTGCCGGCGATCCTGGCGCGGGTCAATCCGCGCGGGCGGCGTGCCGATCGGGTCACGATCCCGGAATCGACCGCGAACTGGAACGCGGCGCTGCAGGGGGCGCTGAACCCCGGCGGGTCCGATACGGCACGGCTGGCCCATGCCAAGAACGCGGTGACGCTGGCACAAGCGGCCGGCTGGCGGGACGAGCGTCTGGCCTTTTCGCATCTGGCCCTCGGGCGGGCCGCGCTGCCGCTGGACGGCGACGTCGCGATCGCCGCCTTCCTGGAAGCCGGGGCCCTCTACGAGGGAAGCCTGGGGAATGGCCTGCAGACGGCGCAGGCGAGCCTTCAGATGGCGGCCTTCGCCCTGTCCTCGGGCCAGGCGGACGCGGCGCTGGCGTTTCTCGACCGGGCGATACCGGCGGCGGACGGGGCCCAGAACGCAGCACTGCTGGCCACGCTGCTGCTGCTGAGGGCCGAGGCGACGGCCCTGCAGGGCGCCGCGGCCGAGGCCGACCGCATCCGTCGCGTGGGGCTCGCGTGGGGCCGCTACGCCTGGGGCGACGGCGCGCTGGCGCTTCGCTCGGCCGAGGTTGCGGGCCTGCGCCCGGGCGCGTAA
- a CDS encoding apolipoprotein acyltransferase — protein MLPIVTALIGALLGALTARRRRGNGFDIAQWAAVWAIMGGLIGLLALIVLARI, from the coding sequence ATGTTGCCGATCGTCACCGCACTCATCGGTGCCCTGCTGGGCGCCCTCACGGCCCGCCGGCGTCGCGGCAACGGGTTCGACATCGCGCAATGGGCGGCCGTCTGGGCGATTATGGGGGGGCTGATCGGCCTTCTCGCCCTGATCGTGCTGGCCCGGATCTAG
- a CDS encoding VWA domain-containing protein produces MFLTFFASLRAAGVPVTLREHLTFLEGMSRNLVTFDIEGFYFFARTALVKDERHIDRFDRAFAAAFDGLESVSAEDVLDAVDLPADWLRKQAEKHLSPEERAEIKAAGGFDKLMETLRERLREQQGRHQGGSKWIGTAGTSPFGAYGYNPEGVRIGQDRSRHQRAVKVWDKRAFRDYDSDVELGTRNIKVALKRLRAWARDGAEEELDLDGTIRSTAKAGYLDVRTRPERRNAVKLLLFLDVGGSMDPHVKVVEELFSAARSEFRTLEHFYFHNCLYEGVWKDNRRRWDAVLPTREVLNTYGADYRCIFVGDAAMSPYEIAYAGGANEHWNEEAGQVWLDRARAQWPRNLWINPLPRAHWRHTHSVGMIREIFEDRMVPMTLEGLAKGMRLLTR; encoded by the coding sequence ATGTTCCTCACGTTCTTCGCGTCCCTGCGCGCGGCTGGGGTTCCGGTCACGCTGCGCGAGCATCTGACGTTCCTGGAAGGGATGTCCCGCAATCTCGTGACCTTCGACATCGAGGGCTTCTACTTCTTCGCCCGCACGGCGCTGGTGAAGGATGAGCGGCATATCGACAGGTTCGACCGCGCCTTCGCCGCCGCCTTCGACGGGCTGGAATCGGTGTCCGCCGAGGATGTACTGGATGCGGTCGACCTTCCGGCGGACTGGCTGCGCAAACAGGCCGAAAAGCACCTCAGCCCCGAGGAGCGCGCCGAGATCAAGGCGGCGGGCGGGTTCGACAAGTTGATGGAGACGCTGCGCGAACGCCTGCGCGAGCAGCAGGGCCGCCACCAGGGCGGGTCGAAATGGATCGGCACGGCCGGCACGTCCCCGTTCGGCGCCTACGGCTACAATCCCGAGGGGGTGCGCATCGGACAGGACCGAAGCCGGCACCAGCGGGCCGTCAAGGTCTGGGACAAGCGCGCGTTCCGCGACTACGATTCCGACGTCGAGCTGGGCACGCGCAACATCAAGGTAGCCCTGAAGCGACTGCGGGCCTGGGCGCGCGACGGCGCGGAGGAGGAGCTGGACCTGGACGGCACGATCCGATCGACGGCCAAGGCCGGCTATCTGGATGTCCGCACCCGCCCGGAACGCCGCAACGCCGTCAAGCTGCTGCTGTTTCTGGACGTGGGCGGCAGCATGGATCCGCATGTGAAGGTCGTGGAGGAGCTGTTCTCGGCCGCGCGGTCCGAGTTCCGCACGCTCGAGCATTTCTACTTTCACAACTGCCTCTACGAAGGCGTCTGGAAGGACAACCGTCGGCGCTGGGATGCGGTCCTGCCGACGCGCGAGGTGTTGAACACATACGGCGCCGATTACCGTTGCATCTTCGTCGGCGACGCCGCCATGTCGCCCTACGAGATTGCCTATGCCGGCGGCGCGAACGAGCACTGGAACGAGGAGGCCGGGCAGGTCTGGCTCGACCGCGCGCGCGCGCAATGGCCGCGCAACCTGTGGATCAATCCCCTGCCCCGCGCGCATTGGCGGCACACCCATTCCGTCGGCATGATCCGCGAGATATTCGAGGACCGGATGGTGCCCATGACGCTGGAAGGGCTGGCCAAGGGCATGCGCCTGCTGACGCGCTAG
- a CDS encoding YetF domain-containing protein: MPDWLTPLVDAAVMVPFMVLCVRLAGLRSFSKMSSYDFAVTVSFGSVLAGTVLNAGTPLWQGLVAMAALFAVQWAIGLARSRIDAVQEATDNDPLLLMHDGRLLEGNMASARITRSELSAKLREANVLDLAYVRAVVLETTGDVSVLHGETLQQDLLHGVRRGNLASGEAQQARLEPEEG; the protein is encoded by the coding sequence ATGCCCGACTGGTTGACCCCGCTGGTGGACGCCGCGGTGATGGTGCCGTTCATGGTGCTCTGCGTCCGGCTGGCGGGTCTGCGGTCGTTCTCGAAGATGTCGTCCTACGATTTCGCGGTTACGGTCTCGTTCGGGTCGGTGCTTGCGGGGACCGTGCTCAACGCCGGCACGCCGCTCTGGCAGGGGTTGGTCGCGATGGCCGCGTTGTTCGCGGTCCAATGGGCCATCGGATTGGCCCGCTCGCGCATCGACGCGGTGCAAGAGGCGACGGACAACGATCCGCTGCTGCTGATGCACGACGGACGCCTGCTGGAGGGAAACATGGCGTCGGCGCGCATCACGCGATCCGAACTGTCGGCCAAGCTGCGTGAGGCGAACGTGCTGGACCTGGCGTACGTTCGCGCGGTGGTGCTGGAGACCACGGGCGACGTGTCCGTCCTGCATGGCGAGACGTTGCAGCAGGACCTGCTGCACGGGGTGCGGCGGGGCAATCTGGCCAGCGGTGAGGCCCAGCAGGCGCGGCTGGAGCCGGAGGAGGGCTAG
- a CDS encoding M48 family metallopeptidase produces the protein MIKLPALLLAIAYGLVLWAFSAWRLKRQMDSTSTPLRDPDLDRVLGRLAQVLDVPRIKVNVHEVEPVNGLAAPDGRIFITRGFLRRYEAGDVTAEEMASVVAHELGHVALGHARRRLIDFSGQNAIRVVLMGVLGRVIPGIGLWLANMVASLVAARLSRQDEYEADAYASALLVKAGIGTAPQKEMFRKLSRLTGAGGRGAPAWLMSHPQTDDRIAAIEANEARWSLPT, from the coding sequence ATGATAAAGCTGCCCGCCCTCCTGCTCGCGATCGCATACGGCCTCGTCCTGTGGGCGTTCTCGGCCTGGCGTCTGAAGCGTCAGATGGACAGCACCTCCACCCCGCTGCGCGACCCGGATCTGGATCGGGTCCTGGGCCGGTTGGCGCAGGTGCTCGACGTGCCGCGCATCAAGGTGAACGTCCATGAGGTGGAACCCGTCAACGGGCTGGCCGCGCCGGACGGGCGCATCTTCATCACCCGCGGCTTCCTGCGGCGCTACGAGGCCGGGGACGTCACCGCCGAGGAGATGGCCAGCGTCGTCGCACACGAGCTGGGCCACGTGGCCCTTGGCCACGCGCGGCGGCGGCTGATCGACTTTTCGGGCCAGAACGCGATCCGCGTCGTGTTGATGGGCGTCCTAGGGCGGGTCATCCCCGGCATAGGCCTGTGGCTCGCGAACATGGTGGCCTCGCTGGTCGCCGCGCGCCTGTCGCGCCAGGACGAGTATGAGGCCGACGCCTATGCCAGCGCCCTGCTGGTAAAGGCCGGCATCGGGACGGCCCCACAGAAGGAGATGTTCCGCAAGCTGTCGCGTCTGACCGGCGCCGGCGGCCGCGGCGCCCCCGCCTGGTTGATGAGCCATCCGCAGACCGACGACCGCATCGCCGCGATCGAGGCGAACGAGGCCCGCTGGTCCCTGCCCACCTGA